One genomic segment of Mycolicibacterium gilvum includes these proteins:
- a CDS encoding energy-coupling factor ABC transporter ATP-binding protein yields MGDAVSGPAIRVRGLRYSYPDGHVALDGIDLDIADGERVALLGPNGAGKTTLMLHLNGVLRASAGDVEIGGTVLSRSTLRDIRRRVGLVFQDPDDQLFMPTLAQDVAFGPANFGVRGAELDARVAHALAVVSMTELAGRSPAHMSGGQRRRAALATVLACEPEVLVLDEPSANLDPVARRELAETLSGLDATMLIVTHDLPYAAQLCRRAIVMDGGVIVADGAIDDVLSDTALLAAHRLELPWGFTVGLR; encoded by the coding sequence GTGGGCGACGCTGTGAGCGGACCGGCGATCCGCGTCAGGGGCCTGCGGTACAGCTACCCCGACGGGCACGTCGCACTCGACGGGATCGACCTCGACATCGCCGACGGCGAGCGTGTCGCGTTGCTGGGACCCAACGGGGCCGGCAAGACCACCCTGATGTTGCATCTCAACGGCGTGCTGCGCGCCTCGGCCGGCGACGTCGAGATCGGCGGGACCGTGCTGTCACGCAGCACGCTGCGCGACATCCGCCGACGGGTCGGGCTGGTGTTCCAGGATCCCGACGACCAGTTGTTCATGCCGACGCTGGCCCAGGACGTCGCCTTCGGTCCGGCCAACTTCGGGGTGCGCGGCGCCGAGCTCGACGCCCGCGTCGCGCACGCACTGGCGGTGGTGTCCATGACCGAGCTCGCCGGACGCAGCCCCGCCCACATGTCCGGTGGGCAGCGGCGCAGAGCCGCGCTGGCGACCGTGCTGGCCTGCGAGCCCGAGGTGCTCGTGCTCGACGAACCGTCGGCCAACCTCGATCCGGTCGCCCGGCGCGAACTCGCCGAGACACTGTCGGGCCTGGACGCGACGATGCTGATCGTCACCCACGACCTGCCCTACGCCGCGCAACTGTGCCGGCGGGCGATCGTGATGGACGGCGGCGTCATCGTCGCCGACGGTGCGATCGACGACGTGTTGTCCGACACCGCGCTGCTCGCCGCACACCGCCTCGAATTGCCCTGGGGCTTCACCGTCGGGCTCCGCTGA
- the mtr gene encoding mycothione reductase encodes MADFDLAIIGTGSGNSILDERYVDKRVAICEQGVFGGTCLNVGCIPTKMFVYAAGVAEQIRESARFGVDGRLDGVRWPDIVSRVFGRIDPLAGGGEQYRRSSPNVEVFASHTRFAGPDSGDGYRLHTDDGDEFTAEQVVIAAGARATVPQAILECGVPYHTSDTIMRVSDLPEHLVIVGGGFVAAEFAHVFSALGSRVTIVLRGTTMLSHCDDTVCERFTDIAGKKWEIRSRRNIVSGESDGSGVSLRLDDGATLRADVLLVATGRVPNGDRLDAHLAGVEVTDGLVTVDEFQRTTARNVFALGDVSSPYQLKHVANHEARVVKHNLLQDWDDTEALMPANHDNVPSAVFTEPQIACVGLTENEARAAGYRIRSKVQDYGDVAYGWAMEDSTGFAKLIVDDETGLLLGAHIMGHQASSIIQPLIQAMAFGLPAQDMARGQYWIHPALPEVVENALLSLCGEPPWPRPRRH; translated from the coding sequence ATGGCTGATTTCGACCTCGCGATCATCGGCACCGGCTCGGGCAACTCGATCCTCGACGAACGCTATGTCGACAAGCGGGTGGCGATCTGCGAGCAGGGTGTGTTCGGCGGCACGTGTCTGAACGTCGGGTGCATCCCGACGAAGATGTTCGTCTATGCCGCCGGGGTGGCCGAACAGATCAGGGAGTCAGCCCGTTTCGGCGTGGACGGGCGCCTCGACGGGGTGCGCTGGCCCGACATCGTGTCGCGGGTTTTCGGCAGGATCGATCCGCTGGCCGGCGGCGGTGAGCAGTACCGCCGCTCGTCGCCGAACGTGGAGGTGTTCGCGAGCCACACCAGGTTCGCGGGACCCGATTCCGGCGACGGATACCGGCTGCACACCGACGACGGCGACGAGTTCACCGCCGAGCAGGTGGTGATCGCCGCCGGCGCGAGAGCCACTGTGCCGCAGGCGATTCTCGAGTGCGGGGTGCCCTACCACACCAGTGACACCATCATGCGGGTCTCGGATCTGCCGGAGCATCTGGTGATCGTCGGCGGCGGCTTCGTCGCCGCGGAGTTCGCGCATGTGTTCTCCGCGCTCGGTTCCCGGGTGACGATCGTGCTGCGTGGCACGACCATGCTCAGCCACTGCGACGACACCGTCTGTGAACGGTTCACCGACATCGCGGGCAAGAAGTGGGAGATCCGGAGTCGACGCAACATCGTCTCCGGCGAATCAGACGGGTCCGGTGTGTCACTGCGACTCGACGACGGCGCGACGTTGCGCGCCGACGTCCTGCTGGTCGCCACGGGCCGCGTCCCCAACGGGGACCGCCTCGATGCGCACCTCGCGGGCGTGGAGGTCACGGACGGCCTGGTGACCGTCGACGAATTCCAGCGCACCACGGCACGGAACGTGTTCGCGCTCGGCGATGTCAGTTCGCCCTATCAGCTCAAGCACGTCGCAAACCACGAGGCACGGGTCGTCAAGCACAACCTGCTTCAGGACTGGGACGACACCGAGGCGCTGATGCCTGCCAATCACGACAACGTGCCGTCGGCGGTGTTCACCGAGCCTCAGATCGCCTGCGTGGGGCTGACCGAGAACGAGGCCCGCGCGGCGGGGTACCGGATCCGGTCGAAGGTGCAGGACTACGGCGACGTCGCCTACGGGTGGGCGATGGAGGATTCGACCGGGTTCGCGAAACTGATCGTCGACGACGAGACCGGGTTGCTGCTGGGCGCACACATCATGGGTCATCAGGCGTCGTCGATCATTCAGCCGTTGATCCAGGCGATGGCGTTCGGGTTGCCCGCCCAGGACATGGCGCGCGGCCAGTACTGGATCCATCCGGCGTTGCCGGAGGTGGTGGAGAATGCGCTGCTGTCGCTGTGCGGCGAGCCGCCCTGGCCGCGGCCTCGGCGGCATTAG
- a CDS encoding alpha/beta hydrolase, translated as MSGWEPDPLPGYRQRTFALGPDPDGEGDLEATLVRRGDPDTRARHAVLMVHGFTDYFFNTELADHFAARGFAFYALDLHKCGRSHRDGQTPHFTTDLARYDVELERSLAVIAEESAARVLVYGHSAGGLVVSLWLDRLRARGATASAGVAGLVLNAPWLDLQGHAILRTPPITAALRAMARTRKHSVVRRPNPGGGYGATLHRDYAGEFDYNLQWKPIGGFPVTVGWIHAIRRGQAALHRGLDVGVPNLILRSDHSVREAPDPELIQRGDAVLDVAQIARWAGCIGNRSTIVPVVDAKHDVFLSLPGPRAAAYAELDRWLDSYLAGSAAPSTPSEPPPSDGSTPHG; from the coding sequence GTGTCCGGATGGGAGCCCGACCCGCTGCCCGGATACCGGCAGCGCACCTTTGCCCTCGGGCCCGATCCCGACGGGGAGGGCGATCTCGAGGCGACGCTGGTGCGCCGCGGCGATCCCGACACCCGCGCCCGACATGCGGTGCTGATGGTGCACGGCTTCACCGACTACTTCTTCAACACCGAGCTCGCCGATCACTTCGCTGCCCGCGGCTTCGCGTTCTATGCGCTGGACCTGCACAAATGCGGGCGCTCACACCGCGACGGTCAGACGCCGCACTTCACCACCGACCTGGCGCGCTACGACGTCGAGCTCGAACGTTCCCTCGCCGTCATCGCCGAGGAATCCGCCGCGCGGGTGCTCGTCTACGGTCACTCGGCCGGCGGTCTGGTGGTGTCGCTGTGGCTGGACCGGCTGCGGGCACGCGGCGCCACCGCGTCCGCGGGCGTGGCCGGCCTCGTCCTGAACGCACCGTGGCTCGATCTGCAGGGGCATGCGATCCTGCGCACGCCGCCGATCACGGCGGCGCTGCGGGCGATGGCGCGGACGCGCAAGCACTCGGTGGTCCGCCGGCCCAACCCCGGCGGCGGCTACGGCGCGACGCTGCACCGCGACTACGCGGGCGAGTTCGACTACAACCTGCAGTGGAAGCCGATCGGCGGATTTCCGGTCACGGTCGGCTGGATCCACGCCATCCGGCGCGGTCAGGCGGCATTGCACCGCGGTCTCGACGTCGGGGTGCCCAACCTGATCCTGCGTTCCGATCACAGCGTGCGTGAGGCGCCGGACCCGGAGCTGATCCAGCGCGGCGACGCCGTGCTCGACGTGGCGCAGATCGCGCGCTGGGCCGGATGCATCGGAAACCGGTCGACGATCGTGCCTGTCGTCGACGCCAAACACGACGTCTTCCTGTCGCTGCCCGGGCCGCGCGCCGCGGCGTACGCCGAGCTCGACCGCTGGCTCGACTCATATCTGGCCGGGTCGGCGGCGCCGTCGACACCCTCCGAGCCACCACCGTCCGACGGGAGCACACCCCATGGCTGA
- the mqo gene encoding malate dehydrogenase (quinone), whose translation MSEAEKTDVLLVGAGIMSATLCALLRLLEPNWSMTLVERLDGAAAESSDPWNNAGTGHSALCELNYTPARPDGSIDIAKAVNVNEQFQVSRQFWTYAVENGVLPDVRSFLNPIPHVSFVTGADNVQYLRKRYEALVGNPLFGTMEFIDDAGEFARRLPLMAEGRDLREPVGLNWTQDGTDVDFGALSRQLLGFGAQQGMDTLFGHDVTNLSQNSDSTWTVKVVNRRTGRKRTFNAKFVFVGAGGGALPLLQKAGIKEAKGFGGFPVGGQWLRTGNPELTAKHQAKVYGLPPLGAPPMSVPHLDTRVINDKSWLLFGPFAGWSPKFLKQGKVTDLPFSVKPDNLVSMLGVGLTEMGLLKYLIGQLLLSEAARVENLREFAPSAKDSDWELDIAGQRVQVIRKAKGKGGVLEFGTTVLSAADGSIAGLLGASPGASTAVPAMFDVMKRCFADRYPSWEPKLKEMVPSLGVTLSDEPKLFEEVWARGTKVLKLDKPAGAIPATTDGQSTAGTEHTPTAATV comes from the coding sequence GTGTCAGAAGCAGAGAAGACCGACGTCCTGCTCGTCGGCGCCGGCATCATGAGCGCCACCCTGTGCGCGCTACTGCGGCTGTTGGAACCGAACTGGTCGATGACGCTGGTCGAGCGCCTCGACGGCGCGGCGGCCGAGAGCAGCGACCCGTGGAACAACGCCGGTACCGGCCACTCGGCGCTGTGTGAGCTCAACTACACCCCGGCGCGGCCCGACGGCTCCATCGACATCGCCAAAGCGGTCAACGTCAACGAACAGTTCCAGGTGTCGCGCCAGTTCTGGACCTACGCCGTCGAGAACGGCGTGCTGCCCGACGTCCGCAGCTTCCTCAACCCGATCCCGCACGTCAGCTTCGTGACCGGGGCCGACAACGTGCAGTACCTGCGCAAGCGCTACGAGGCGCTCGTCGGCAACCCGCTGTTCGGCACCATGGAGTTCATCGACGACGCCGGCGAGTTCGCCCGCCGCCTGCCGCTGATGGCCGAGGGTCGCGACCTGCGCGAGCCCGTCGGTTTGAACTGGACCCAGGACGGCACCGACGTCGACTTCGGCGCGTTGTCACGACAGCTCCTCGGCTTCGGCGCCCAGCAGGGCATGGACACCCTGTTCGGCCACGACGTCACCAACCTCAGCCAGAATTCCGACAGCACGTGGACGGTCAAGGTCGTCAACCGCCGGACCGGCCGCAAGCGGACGTTCAACGCGAAGTTCGTGTTCGTCGGCGCCGGCGGCGGAGCCCTGCCGCTGCTGCAGAAGGCGGGCATCAAGGAGGCCAAGGGCTTCGGCGGTTTCCCGGTCGGCGGCCAATGGCTGCGCACCGGCAATCCCGAGCTCACTGCGAAGCACCAGGCGAAGGTCTACGGACTGCCGCCGCTGGGCGCGCCGCCGATGTCGGTGCCGCACCTCGACACCCGGGTGATCAACGACAAGTCGTGGCTGCTGTTCGGTCCGTTCGCCGGCTGGTCGCCGAAGTTCCTCAAGCAGGGCAAGGTCACCGACCTGCCGTTCTCGGTGAAGCCCGACAATCTCGTGTCGATGCTCGGCGTCGGGCTCACAGAGATGGGTCTGCTGAAGTACCTGATCGGGCAACTGCTGCTCAGCGAGGCCGCCCGCGTCGAGAATCTGCGTGAGTTCGCGCCCAGCGCAAAGGATTCCGACTGGGAGCTCGACATCGCCGGTCAGCGCGTGCAGGTGATCCGCAAGGCCAAGGGCAAGGGCGGCGTGCTGGAGTTCGGCACCACGGTGCTCTCGGCCGCCGACGGCAGCATCGCGGGCCTGCTCGGTGCGTCCCCGGGTGCGTCGACGGCGGTGCCGGCGATGTTCGACGTGATGAAACGCTGCTTCGCCGACCGTTACCCGAGCTGGGAGCCCAAGCTCAAGGAGATGGTCCCGTCGCTGGGCGTCACGCTGTCCGACGAGCCGAAGCTGTTCGAGGAGGTGTGGGCGCGCGGCACGAAGGTGCTCAAGCTCGACAAGCCCGCCGGGGCGATACCGGCCACCACGGACGGCCAGTCGACGGCGGGCACCGAACACACTCCGACAGCGGCGACCGTTTGA
- a CDS encoding GNAT family N-acetyltransferase, whose translation MTVALRRSWAKDLSAATLYELLKLRVEVFVVEQATPYPELDGRDLLAETRHFWLENPEGEVISTLRLMEEHPAGQKAFRIGRVCTKRTARGHGHTARLLTAALAEVGDFPCHINAQTYLEEMYGRHGFVRDGTEFLDDGIPHVPMVKP comes from the coding sequence ATGACGGTGGCGCTGCGTCGCAGCTGGGCCAAGGACCTCAGCGCCGCGACGCTCTACGAGCTGTTGAAGTTGCGCGTCGAGGTGTTCGTCGTCGAGCAGGCCACCCCGTATCCCGAGCTCGACGGTCGCGACCTGCTCGCCGAGACCCGGCATTTCTGGCTGGAAAACCCTGAAGGAGAAGTCATTTCGACATTGCGGCTGATGGAGGAACACCCGGCCGGCCAGAAGGCGTTCCGGATCGGCCGGGTGTGCACCAAGCGCACCGCCCGCGGTCACGGACACACCGCCCGGTTGCTGACCGCCGCGCTGGCCGAAGTCGGTGATTTCCCGTGCCACATCAACGCCCAGACCTATCTGGAGGAGATGTACGGCAGGCACGGGTTCGTGCGCGACGGCACGGAATTCCTCGACGACGGCATCCCGCACGTCCCGATGGTCAAACCATGA
- a CDS encoding magnesium chelatase subunit D family protein encodes MTGTASPPIYPLSAVIGHDRLRLALVLCAVRPDIGGVLIRGEKGTAKSTAVRGLAQVLSAAFAAAGDDGGQLVELPIGATEDRVVGSLDLQKVLRDGEHAFSPGLLARAHRGVLYVDEVNLLHDHLVDVLLDAAAMGRVHIERDGVSHSHDARFVLIGTMNPEEGELRPQLLDRFGLTVDVAASRDVDVRAEVIRTRLAYEADPVAFARRYADADADLAARIADARALVPDVVLPDNELRRIAALCAAFDVDGMRADLVVARTAMAHAAWRGEVTVDEDDIRVAAELALPHRRRRDPFDDPGLDPGTLDEAMEQAGESADQTPDPEPEPDPPGGGADGSADGQPPQQNSSSHPSSSTRQSAPPSPTFKTRTLVVPGVGEGAPGRRSRARNRTGSVVSATSDPHVGHGMHVFATLLAAAGRQTGSGAVRPGPDDVHRAVREGREGNLVIFVVDASGSMAARDRMSAVSGATLSLLRDAYQRRDKVAVITFRQQDAQVLLPPTTSVHIASRRLARFDTGGKTPLAQGLLAARDMVVRERARDRARRSLVVVLTDGRATGGPDPLGRTRTAASRLVAEGAAAVVVDCETSYIRLDLAQELARQLGAPAVRLEELRAENLTALVRTAA; translated from the coding sequence ATGACCGGCACCGCGTCCCCGCCCATCTATCCGCTCAGCGCGGTGATCGGGCACGACCGTCTCCGGCTCGCGCTCGTCCTCTGCGCGGTGCGACCCGACATCGGGGGAGTGCTGATCCGCGGGGAGAAGGGGACCGCCAAGTCGACCGCGGTGCGGGGCCTGGCGCAGGTGCTCTCCGCGGCGTTCGCGGCGGCGGGAGACGACGGCGGCCAGTTGGTCGAGTTGCCGATCGGCGCCACCGAGGACCGCGTCGTCGGCTCGTTGGATCTGCAGAAGGTGCTGCGTGACGGTGAGCACGCATTCTCTCCCGGCCTGCTGGCGCGCGCACACCGTGGTGTCCTCTACGTCGACGAGGTCAACCTGCTGCACGACCACCTCGTCGACGTGCTTCTCGACGCGGCGGCGATGGGTCGTGTGCACATCGAACGCGACGGTGTCTCCCACAGCCACGACGCCCGCTTCGTGCTGATCGGCACGATGAATCCCGAAGAGGGAGAGCTGCGTCCGCAGCTGCTCGACCGGTTCGGGCTCACCGTCGACGTGGCGGCTTCGCGCGACGTCGACGTCCGCGCCGAGGTGATCCGGACCCGTCTGGCGTATGAGGCCGACCCCGTGGCGTTCGCCCGGCGGTACGCCGACGCTGACGCCGACCTCGCCGCGCGCATCGCCGACGCCAGGGCACTGGTACCCGATGTGGTGTTGCCCGACAACGAGTTACGGCGCATCGCCGCCCTGTGTGCCGCCTTCGACGTCGACGGCATGCGCGCCGATCTGGTGGTCGCACGGACCGCGATGGCGCACGCGGCGTGGCGCGGTGAGGTGACCGTCGACGAGGACGACATCCGGGTGGCAGCGGAACTGGCGCTGCCGCACCGCCGCCGCCGCGATCCGTTCGACGATCCCGGGCTGGATCCCGGCACCCTCGACGAGGCGATGGAACAGGCCGGCGAATCCGCCGACCAGACGCCGGATCCGGAGCCCGAGCCGGACCCGCCGGGAGGCGGAGCGGACGGCTCGGCCGACGGGCAGCCGCCCCAACAGAATTCGTCGTCACATCCATCCTCATCGACGCGCCAGAGCGCACCGCCGTCGCCCACCTTCAAGACCAGGACGCTCGTCGTCCCCGGCGTGGGCGAAGGCGCCCCGGGCCGGCGCTCACGGGCCCGCAACCGCACCGGGTCGGTGGTGTCGGCGACGTCGGACCCGCACGTGGGCCACGGCATGCACGTGTTCGCGACGCTGCTCGCGGCGGCCGGCCGGCAGACCGGTTCGGGCGCAGTGCGTCCCGGTCCCGACGACGTGCACCGTGCCGTCCGGGAAGGGCGTGAGGGCAATCTGGTGATCTTCGTCGTCGACGCCTCGGGGTCGATGGCCGCCCGCGACCGGATGTCGGCGGTCAGCGGGGCGACGTTGTCGTTGCTGCGCGATGCCTACCAGCGCAGGGACAAGGTCGCGGTCATCACGTTCCGGCAGCAGGACGCGCAGGTGCTGCTGCCGCCGACCACGTCGGTCCACATCGCCAGTCGCCGGCTCGCCCGCTTCGACACCGGCGGTAAAACGCCGCTGGCACAAGGACTTCTGGCCGCTCGGGACATGGTGGTCCGGGAACGGGCGCGCGATCGCGCGCGCCGCAGCCTCGTCGTGGTGCTGACCGACGGGCGCGCCACCGGCGGGCCCGACCCGCTGGGCCGGACCCGGACGGCGGCCTCGCGGCTGGTGGCCGAGGGTGCGGCCGCCGTCGTGGTCGACTGCGAAACCTCCTACATCAGGCTCGATCTCGCCCAGGAGCTGGCGCGGCAGCTGGGTGCGCCGGCGGTCCGGCTGGAGGAGTTGCGGGCCGAGAATCTGACCGCGCTGGTGAGAACCGCCGCGTAG
- the cobO gene encoding cob(I)yrinic acid a,c-diamide adenosyltransferase: protein MPQGQPLTVPDDGLTTRARRNAPLLAVHTGPGKGKSTAAFGMALRAWNQGFDIAVFQFVKSAKWRVGEESALTELGRAHDERGVGGPVEWHKMGSGWSWTRKSGTEVDHAAAAADGWAEISRRLAEQRHDFYVLDEFTYPLKWGWVDVDDVVETLARRPGNQHVVITGRDAPQALLDAADLVTEMTKVKHPMDAGRKGQKGIEW from the coding sequence ATGCCTCAGGGACAACCGCTGACGGTTCCCGATGACGGCCTGACGACACGGGCCCGGCGCAATGCCCCGCTGCTGGCGGTGCACACCGGCCCGGGGAAAGGGAAGTCGACCGCGGCGTTCGGGATGGCGCTGCGCGCCTGGAACCAGGGGTTCGACATCGCGGTGTTCCAGTTCGTCAAGAGTGCGAAGTGGCGAGTCGGGGAGGAGTCCGCGCTGACCGAACTCGGCCGCGCGCACGACGAACGCGGCGTCGGTGGGCCAGTGGAATGGCACAAGATGGGGTCGGGATGGTCCTGGACACGTAAGTCCGGCACCGAGGTCGACCACGCGGCGGCCGCCGCCGACGGCTGGGCCGAGATCTCGCGGCGGCTCGCCGAGCAGCGCCACGACTTCTACGTGCTCGACGAGTTCACCTATCCGCTGAAGTGGGGCTGGGTGGACGTCGACGACGTCGTCGAGACACTCGCGCGCCGGCCGGGGAACCAGCACGTGGTGATCACCGGGCGCGACGCCCCGCAGGCGCTGCTGGACGCCGCGGATCTGGTCACCGAGATGACGAAGGTGAAGCATCCGATGGACGCGGGCCGCAAGGGCCAGAAGGGGATCGAGTGGTGA
- a CDS encoding cobyrinate a,c-diamide synthase, with amino-acid sequence MSTPAVVIAAPSSGSGKTTVATGLMGALRRAGHRVAPFKVGPDFIDPGYHALATGRPGRNLDPVLVGEPLIGPLYRHGSDDADIAIVEGVMGLFDGRISDGGAGPARGSTAHVAGLLGAPVVLVVDARGQSHSVAALLHGFATFDQTVRLAGVILNRVGSSRHDEVLRQACDQAGVAVLGSIPRADELAVPSRHLGLVTAEEHGRHATAAVAAMTELVTRHVDLAAVTAVAGGDVADAPWTPTQFAAGPTATVALAAGKAFTFGYAEHREILCAAGADVVTFDPLCDPLPVHTSALVLPGGFPEEFVTELSANEPVRSQIRALAAAGAPIHAECAGLTYLVDELDGHPMCGVLAGSASFTPSLTLGYRDAVAVAESSLHAVGERVTGHEFHRTAVQFASDRQAAWQYRGRGGAAVEDGAVLGGVHAGYLHTHAAAHPQAIARFVAAAATTKP; translated from the coding sequence GTGAGCACGCCCGCTGTGGTGATCGCCGCCCCGTCGTCGGGCAGCGGCAAGACCACCGTCGCGACCGGGCTGATGGGCGCACTGCGCCGGGCCGGGCATCGCGTCGCGCCGTTCAAGGTCGGCCCGGACTTCATCGACCCCGGCTACCACGCGCTGGCCACCGGGAGGCCGGGACGCAACCTCGACCCCGTCCTCGTCGGCGAACCCCTGATCGGCCCGCTGTACCGGCACGGCAGCGACGACGCCGACATCGCGATCGTCGAAGGGGTGATGGGCCTGTTCGACGGGCGCATCAGCGACGGCGGAGCCGGCCCGGCCCGCGGCTCCACCGCGCACGTCGCCGGACTGCTCGGCGCCCCCGTCGTCCTCGTCGTCGACGCCCGGGGGCAGAGCCACAGCGTCGCGGCGCTGCTGCACGGGTTCGCGACGTTCGACCAGACGGTGCGGCTGGCCGGGGTGATTCTCAACCGCGTCGGGTCGTCGCGGCATGACGAGGTGCTGCGCCAGGCGTGCGACCAGGCCGGTGTCGCGGTGCTCGGCTCCATCCCGCGCGCCGACGAACTGGCCGTCCCGTCCCGCCATCTCGGACTGGTGACCGCCGAGGAGCACGGCAGGCACGCGACGGCAGCGGTGGCCGCGATGACGGAACTGGTGACACGCCACGTGGATCTGGCCGCGGTGACGGCGGTCGCGGGCGGCGACGTCGCCGACGCGCCCTGGACCCCGACGCAGTTCGCCGCCGGACCGACGGCGACGGTCGCGCTGGCGGCGGGCAAGGCGTTCACGTTCGGTTACGCCGAGCATCGCGAGATCCTGTGCGCTGCGGGCGCAGACGTCGTCACGTTCGATCCGCTCTGCGACCCACTGCCCGTGCACACGTCGGCGCTGGTGCTGCCCGGCGGCTTTCCCGAGGAGTTCGTCACCGAGCTGTCGGCCAATGAGCCGGTGCGCAGCCAGATCCGGGCGCTGGCGGCCGCCGGCGCGCCGATCCACGCCGAGTGCGCGGGCCTGACCTATCTGGTCGACGAACTCGACGGCCACCCGATGTGCGGGGTGCTGGCCGGGTCGGCGTCGTTCACGCCCTCGCTGACCCTGGGCTACCGGGACGCCGTCGCGGTCGCCGAATCGTCGCTGCACGCCGTCGGCGAGCGGGTGACCGGACACGAATTTCACCGCACCGCAGTGCAATTCGCGAGCGACAGGCAGGCGGCGTGGCAGTACAGGGGCCGCGGTGGGGCCGCCGTCGAGGACGGCGCAGTGCTGGGCGGGGTGCACGCCGGCTACCTGCACACCCACGCCGCGGCGCACCCGCAGGCCATCGCCCGCTTCGTGGCCGCCGCGGCAACCACTAAGCCTTGA
- a CDS encoding IS1380 family transposase gives MQLSHTRPVASARFDDPNLVSCAGLVPMAALAHQCGLSSLADEHITVPTDKGANAGAKVLSLVAGMVAGADSIDDMALLRHGAMGTVFDRPYAPSTLGSFLREFSFGHVRQLDAVAARLLAGLHERTPVLAGVDGPVCVDLDDTIIEVHGYTKQGSGYGYSGVRGLNALIATLTTEHGAPIICGQRLRKGACGSARGAARIVGDTLATVTRLRSSAAATRPLLRADSAFYGYPTVAAALRGGADVSITVRLDPKVKAAIAAIPEDAWIPIQYTDAIYDENTQRWISRAEVAEIDFTAFSSRKTSEQIPGRLVVRRIPDLNPASGEGQTTLFDTWRFHAFFTTTDLDTVTADKTHRGHALIEQVHADLKDSALAHLPSGRFGANAAWLVCAAMAFNLTRAAATLTGPALAKARTGTIRRTLISVPARIASSARRLTLHLPRNWPWETAWNTLFHSLFGRNRPLLA, from the coding sequence ATGCAACTATCTCACACTCGTCCTGTGGCGTCAGCCCGCTTTGATGACCCCAATCTGGTGTCGTGTGCCGGGCTGGTCCCGATGGCCGCTCTGGCTCATCAGTGCGGGTTGAGCAGCCTGGCTGATGAGCACATCACGGTGCCGACCGACAAGGGCGCCAACGCCGGGGCGAAAGTCTTGTCGCTGGTCGCGGGCATGGTAGCTGGTGCTGACAGCATCGATGACATGGCCTTGCTGCGCCACGGCGCGATGGGCACCGTGTTCGACCGCCCGTACGCCCCGTCGACGCTGGGATCGTTCCTGCGCGAATTCAGCTTCGGTCATGTCCGCCAACTCGACGCCGTGGCGGCGCGGTTGCTGGCCGGTCTGCACGAACGCACTCCGGTGCTGGCCGGTGTTGACGGTCCGGTGTGTGTTGATCTCGATGACACCATCATCGAAGTGCACGGCTACACCAAACAGGGATCTGGTTACGGATACTCCGGGGTCCGTGGGTTAAATGCGCTGATCGCCACGCTCACCACTGAGCATGGTGCACCGATCATCTGCGGCCAACGCCTACGCAAAGGCGCCTGCGGATCAGCACGTGGAGCTGCCCGCATCGTCGGCGACACGCTGGCCACCGTGACACGACTGCGCTCTTCGGCGGCAGCCACCCGGCCGCTGCTGCGAGCCGACTCGGCGTTCTACGGCTACCCAACCGTGGCGGCTGCTCTGCGCGGTGGTGCCGACGTGTCGATCACCGTGCGCCTGGACCCAAAAGTCAAAGCCGCCATCGCCGCCATACCCGAGGACGCCTGGATCCCGATCCAGTACACCGACGCGATCTACGACGAGAACACCCAGCGCTGGATCTCGCGCGCCGAGGTCGCCGAGATCGACTTCACCGCGTTCAGCTCCCGCAAAACCAGCGAGCAGATCCCCGGCAGGCTGGTGGTGCGGCGCATCCCCGACCTCAACCCCGCCAGCGGCGAGGGGCAGACCACCCTGTTCGACACCTGGCGCTTCCATGCCTTCTTCACCACCACCGACCTCGATACCGTCACCGCCGACAAGACCCACCGCGGCCACGCGCTCATCGAGCAGGTCCACGCCGACCTCAAAGACTCTGCTCTGGCCCATCTGCCCTCGGGGCGATTCGGCGCCAACGCCGCCTGGCTGGTGTGCGCAGCGATGGCGTTCAACCTCACCCGCGCCGCGGCCACCCTGACCGGACCAGCGCTGGCCAAAGCCCGCACCGGCACCATCCGCCGCACCCTGATCAGCGTGCCGGCACGCATCGCCTCCTCGGCCCGACGCCTGACCCTGCACCTGCCACGCAACTGGCCCTGGGAAACCGCGTGGAACACCCTGTTCCACAGTCTGTTTGGCCGAAACCGGCCACTGCTGGCCTAA